A genomic window from Silene latifolia isolate original U9 population chromosome Y, ASM4854445v1, whole genome shotgun sequence includes:
- the LOC141627604 gene encoding uncharacterized protein LOC141627604, with translation MNVLAWNIRGLNDPLKQQEVLVLLLNNKVDVAAVIETHVKEDAINLVWKNKLAGFSLVTNNKYHSNGRIWVFWVPAKVSVVVYGMSAQHIHCQVLHRISKQTFEITFVYAFNLGSQRRALWDSLQSIALGVSLPWICLGDYNVTLSAEERQGSAQVNYGDMEEFKDCLELFGLTDLPSTGLTYTWYNG, from the coding sequence ATGAATGTCCTTGCCTGGAACATCAGGGGGCTAAATGACCCTCTGAAACAGCAGGAGGTCTTGGTTCTCTTGCTGAATAATAAAGTGGATGTTGCTGCTGTGATTGAGACTCATGTTAAGGAGGATGCTATAAACTTGGTCTGGAAGAATAAACTAGCTGGATTCAGTTTAGTTACTAATAATAAATACCATTCCAATGGTCGTATTTGGGTGTTTTGGGTACCTGCAAAAGTTAGTGTAGTGGTATATGGGATGTCAGCTCAGCACATTCATTGTCAAGTGCTTCACCGCATATCTAAGCAAACTTTTGAGATCACTTTTGTATATGCTTTTAATCTGGGGTCTCAGAGGAGAGCTCTGTGGGACTCTTTGCAAAGTATTGCCCTGGGGGTCTCCTTACCTTGGATTTGTCTTGGGGATTATAATGTTACACTCTCTGCTGAGGAAAGGCAGGGGAGTGCTCAGGTTAATTATGGGGATATGGAGGAGTTCAAAGATTGCCTGGAGCTTTTTGGCCTGACTGATCTTCCTTCCACTGGACTAACTTACACGTGGTATAATGGGTAG